In Porphyromonas cangingivalis, a genomic segment contains:
- a CDS encoding DUF4302 domain-containing protein — translation MKQYGIYLLALFIVAFSSCKEDGVFSLSPSERSALSISDLRKELTDATHGWKVVYFSKTDSTIFSDVTAKIGRGYEYDYGVGGHYFHMKFDPKGTVRMRADYDEASAAEFKESEFEIKQNTYTQLSFTTYNYLHNLVNDVFSGAPDFLYVGKDLDGNLIFKTPSYAEPAREYIRFEKVTSPEDEQAVVTKAVENRAFFEQMRYPQMKIQKGDRIYFSTNVVISQDNLFEEWVQKSIKRRYRVFLYDKTLLSLKENLIGLGSGYTGTDKGLSFHTGLRYSKDAIFYDFERVGDTFVCELVRVYDPKTRIWRYKSKHLAPNGEPTGMVAKIWNEN, via the coding sequence ATGAAACAATACGGAATTTACCTACTGGCACTCTTTATCGTCGCCTTCTCTTCGTGTAAGGAAGATGGGGTCTTCTCTCTATCCCCATCGGAGCGAAGTGCGCTGAGTATCTCGGATCTGAGAAAAGAGCTTACCGATGCTACTCATGGGTGGAAAGTCGTCTATTTCTCCAAGACCGACTCCACGATCTTTTCGGATGTGACGGCAAAGATAGGGAGGGGCTATGAGTACGATTACGGTGTCGGAGGTCATTACTTCCACATGAAGTTTGATCCCAAAGGGACTGTCCGGATGCGTGCCGACTATGACGAAGCATCGGCAGCAGAGTTTAAGGAGAGTGAGTTCGAAATCAAGCAAAACACCTATACACAGTTGAGCTTCACGACATACAACTACCTCCACAACCTCGTCAACGATGTCTTCTCCGGCGCACCGGACTTCCTCTATGTCGGCAAAGACCTCGACGGCAACCTCATCTTCAAGACCCCATCTTATGCAGAGCCTGCGAGAGAATACATCCGATTCGAGAAGGTCACCTCACCCGAGGACGAGCAGGCTGTCGTCACCAAGGCAGTCGAGAACAGAGCCTTCTTCGAGCAGATGCGTTACCCACAGATGAAGATCCAAAAAGGGGATCGTATCTACTTCAGCACGAATGTCGTCATCAGTCAGGACAATCTGTTCGAAGAGTGGGTGCAGAAGAGCATCAAGAGACGGTACAGGGTATTTCTCTATGACAAGACCCTCTTGAGCCTCAAGGAGAACCTGATCGGACTCGGATCGGGTTATACGGGAACGGACAAGGGGCTGAGCTTCCACACCGGGCTGAGATACAGCAAGGATGCCATCTTTTATGACTTTGAAAGGGTAGGGGACACCTTTGTCTGCGAACTCGTGCGTGTATATGACCCCAAGACCCGTATATGGAGGTATAAGAGCAAACACCTTGCTCCCAACGGTGAACCCACAGGTATGGTTGCGAAGATATGGAACGAAAACTAA
- a CDS encoding fibronectin type III domain-containing protein: MMKNKILILLLSALMGLTCHTDLKAQQNVLRHGGFEEFIQAGLSERPLGWLVSNTLFGMKREGQRPGGKGSYLLHVYANGGNFHTLDVDDPGNVPVEGGKAYRLTFWHKGNKRNLVIKVRFTWYQGETHKGVSPESTVKTSAETWVEEELYFRVPADADRGELKFTLDYNNGGQVSFDDVEMFLHEGDIPEPLTPPANIRATSHQREIEFTWDRAGDPKITWEVSVNNKLYTDIKTNSFTLDNLNPDSPHAVKIRSVQGTKKSDFSPTKYYRTKPLEKALDAPDRTPYLRTIYPDGRSERRIKPYFNDLGSSTATITYIIDGAPAELQDGYLVFSGKGEHRLVVNIDEGNGNKFRLSYRIYITN; this comes from the coding sequence ATGATGAAAAATAAGATACTGATCCTACTCCTTTCGGCCCTCATGGGGTTGACCTGTCACACCGATCTCAAAGCCCAGCAGAATGTACTCCGTCACGGAGGGTTCGAAGAGTTTATCCAAGCCGGACTGAGCGAAAGGCCTTTGGGATGGCTCGTGAGCAACACCCTCTTTGGGATGAAGAGGGAGGGCCAACGCCCCGGTGGCAAAGGGAGCTATCTCCTACACGTGTATGCCAACGGGGGCAACTTCCACACCTTGGATGTCGATGATCCCGGCAACGTCCCCGTAGAGGGCGGCAAAGCCTATCGATTGACCTTCTGGCACAAAGGGAACAAGAGAAATCTCGTCATAAAAGTCAGATTTACGTGGTATCAAGGTGAGACCCACAAAGGAGTATCTCCCGAGTCCACTGTCAAGACCTCTGCGGAGACGTGGGTGGAGGAGGAGCTCTACTTCCGTGTCCCTGCGGATGCCGATAGGGGAGAGCTCAAGTTCACATTGGACTACAACAATGGCGGACAAGTCAGCTTCGATGATGTCGAGATGTTTCTCCATGAAGGAGATATACCCGAGCCACTCACACCGCCGGCCAATATCCGTGCGACCTCTCATCAGAGAGAGATTGAGTTTACCTGGGACAGAGCCGGAGATCCCAAGATCACATGGGAGGTCTCTGTCAACAACAAGCTCTATACCGACATCAAGACCAACAGCTTCACGCTCGACAACCTCAATCCGGACAGTCCTCATGCCGTCAAGATACGCTCCGTACAGGGGACAAAGAAGTCTGACTTCTCACCCACAAAATACTACCGTACCAAGCCTTTGGAGAAAGCCCTGGATGCGCCCGATCGTACCCCTTACCTGCGTACGATCTACCCCGACGGACGTAGCGAAAGACGCATCAAACCCTACTTCAATGACCTCGGCTCCTCCACCGCCACCATCACCTACATCATCGACGGTGCACCGGCAGAGCTTCAGGAT
- a CDS encoding DUF4856 domain-containing protein: MDKQWQYIIAIIGGILLGGCTHHRPGEVVESAYIPPLFPEPKYSFARNGSSSVDIQECEYLSTPLDYIYESGLREARLGAAADYDHIMGLYREGDFGFKPREEIAKSEFASSMRAEVRTYIDGLIDASAAIAGKGKPDYVEHRRQEAKPGNTGYVGKNIGDRDIYFVDEKGFVVADIFKYAVMGAVYLDKILNIHLDPKTLGDEAIRKAHESVTLPSGRNYTVLEHHWDLAYGYYAFWRPLAQAEGIPALRDSEYKIFRAFVEGRVVMDTFRYSDMLTQAKIIREELARVLIIRAMHLLVGPNTMANLEEKPKYAFRFISQACGLIYSAMFIRDAEGKPYFTQADIEDILQSLGEGEGLWDSKRLLSDAATKGSLRNIAMRLGQAIGITPEDIKK; this comes from the coding sequence ATGGACAAACAATGGCAATACATTATAGCGATCATAGGGGGCATACTCTTGGGAGGCTGTACCCATCATCGCCCCGGAGAGGTCGTCGAGAGTGCATACATACCACCACTCTTCCCCGAGCCCAAGTACTCATTTGCACGCAATGGCAGCAGCAGTGTGGACATCCAGGAGTGCGAGTACCTGAGCACCCCATTGGATTATATCTACGAGAGCGGATTGAGGGAGGCACGTCTTGGCGCAGCCGCTGACTATGATCACATCATGGGGCTTTACCGAGAGGGGGATTTCGGCTTCAAGCCTCGCGAAGAGATCGCGAAGTCGGAGTTTGCCTCCTCCATGCGTGCTGAAGTCCGGACATATATCGACGGACTCATCGATGCTTCTGCCGCCATAGCAGGGAAAGGGAAGCCCGACTACGTAGAGCACCGCAGACAAGAGGCCAAGCCCGGCAATACCGGTTACGTAGGCAAAAATATAGGTGACAGAGACATCTACTTCGTAGACGAGAAAGGCTTCGTCGTCGCAGACATATTCAAATATGCCGTGATGGGAGCGGTATATCTGGACAAGATCCTCAACATCCATCTTGACCCCAAGACCTTGGGAGACGAAGCCATCCGAAAGGCGCACGAGTCGGTGACCCTGCCCTCCGGACGCAACTACACCGTCCTTGAGCACCACTGGGATCTCGCTTATGGTTACTACGCCTTTTGGAGACCATTGGCACAAGCCGAGGGTATCCCTGCACTACGAGACAGCGAATACAAGATATTCAGAGCCTTTGTCGAGGGGCGTGTCGTCATGGACACGTTCAGATACTCAGATATGCTTACCCAGGCCAAGATCATCAGAGAAGAGCTTGCCAGAGTACTGATCATCAGAGCCATGCACCTCTTGGTAGGCCCCAACACGATGGCAAACCTTGAGGAGAAGCCCAAGTACGCCTTCCGATTCATCTCACAAGCCTGCGGACTCATTTATTCTGCAATGTTCATCCGTGATGCAGAGGGCAAGCCATACTTCACTCAAGCCGACATAGAAGACATCTTACAAAGCCTTGGAGAGGGCGAGGGCTTGTGGGACAGCAAGCGACTCCTCTCCGATGCAGCGACCAAGGGGTCTCTTCGCAATATAGCGATGCGCCTCGGACAAGCCATAGGTATCACGCCCGAAGACATAAAAAAATAA